From a single Juglans regia cultivar Chandler unplaced genomic scaffold, Walnut 2.0 Scaffold_674, whole genome shotgun sequence genomic region:
- the LOC108986884 gene encoding receptor-like protein 2: protein MLSFTPHDLLFILLLFVVLIANNACNQADLNSLMSLKAASTSSPPLNWSSNDCCHWEGISCDHNGQVTHVWLPSKGLTGSVSPDFLGNLMHLSHLNLSHNSLSGSLPSGFFSSLNQLMILDLSYNYLVGDVSLLFSSKGSSTHQGWPPSIQIIDISSNHFHGTIQSSFLERAWNLIKLNVSNNSFQGPIPSHICMNSRLVRLLDFSFNNHTGQIPLGLGACSKLEIFRAGFNSLFGLLPIDLYSVTTLEEISLPSSNLSGPISDDIANLTKLTLLKLYANRLSGKLPPNIGRLSKLKHMLLHTNSFTGSLPSSLMNCTNLIELNLRINLFEGNISNFNFSGLQQLTILDFAYNGFTGSFPVSFQSCKSLRAIRLSRNQLEGQIPLEIAQLKYLSFFSLSFNNLTNITAAIKILMHCKSLEVVLIGSNFLHERLPNDDDIVGFQNLRLLDIGACQLTGQLPMWLSMLKKLEILLLNHNRITGSIPGWLSTLPRLKALQLSHNLISGEFPKELCALPALVSAQAYQRDNDYLLLPIYYLDNNKVIGQYNSLSYWYPRLYFMNNSLSGKIPIEIGRLKLLRALHLGHNNFTGNIPDQISELTDLEELDLSANQLSGEIPASLARLHFLATFSVAYNNLHGQIPSGTQLQGFDTSAYEGNLGLCGTPLPRCDHITNGNKDKDIQNEKDGRTIPWFHITVMLGFITGFWAVCGPLAFNRNWRDSYFRYLNNLKDQFYVAFAVSLATLHRRR from the exons atgCTCTCCTTTACTCCTCATGATCTCCTTTTCATTTTGCTTCTCTTTGTCGTTCTCATTGCAAATAATGCATGCAACCAAGCAGATCTCAACTCTCTCATGTCCTTAAAGGCGGCCAGTACGTCCTCTCCtcctttaaattggtcttcgaACGATTGCTGCCATTGGGAAGGTATTTCTTGTGATCACAACGGTCAGGTCACCCATGTTTGGTTGCCTTCTAAAGGCCTAACAGGAAGTGTATCTCCTGATTTTCTTGGAAACCTTATGCATCTCTCTCACCTAAATCTTTCCCACAATTCACTTTCAGGTTCTCTCCCTAGTGGATTCTTTTCATCCTTGAATCAACTCATGATTCTTGATTTAAGCTACAACTATTTAGTTGGAGATGTATCTTTGCTATTTTCATCTAAGGGCTCATCTACTCATCAAGGTTGGCCTCCCTCTATTCAAATAATTGACATCTCTAGCAATCACTTCCATGGTACAATCCAATCATCATTCCTCGAACGAGCTTGGAACTTGATCAAGCTCAATGTCAGCAACAATAGTTTCCAAGGCCCCATTCCTTCTCATATTTGCATGAATTCCCGTTTGGTCAGGCTTCTTGATTTCTCTTTCAATAATCATACTGGCCAAATTCCTTTGGGACTAGGAGCATGTTCCAAACTAGAGATTTTCCGTGCAGGCTTTAACTCTCTCTTTGGGTTACTTCCAATTGATCTATATAGTGTGACAACATTAGAAGAAATCTCTTTACCTTCCAGTAATCTTTCCGGACCCATTAGCGATGACATTGCGAAcctaaccaaactcaccctccTTAAGCTGTATGCAAATCGATTGAGCGGCAAGTTACCTCCAAATATTGGGAGGCTTTCCAAATTAAAGCACATGCTTCTTCATACAAACTCCTTTACAGGTTCTTTGCCCTCATCACTGATGAATTGCACAAATCTCATCGAATTGAATTTACGAATCAATTTGTTTGAAGGAAATATCTCCAACTTTAATTTCTCCGGTCTTCAACAGCTTACTATTCTTGACTTCGCATATAATGGCTTCACTGGTAGCTTTCCAGTAAGCTTTCAATCCTGCAAGTCCCTTAGAGCAATTCGACTTTCCCGAAACCAACTAGAGGGGCAAATCCCATTGGAGATTGCTCAActgaaatatttatcttttttttcacttagtTTCAACAATCTAACCAACATCACGGCGGCAATCAAAATTCTGATGCATTGCAAGAGTCTCGAAGTTGTCCTAATAGGAAGCAATTTTCTGCATGAGAGATTGCCGAATGATGATGACATAGTTGGTTTTCAAAATCTTCGACTTTTGGATATTGGTGCATGCCAACTAACTGGTCAATTGCCCATGTGGCTATCTATGCTCAAGAAGCTAGAAATTCTGTTACTAAATCATAATCGTATCACAGGTTCAATTCCAGGTTGGTTGTCGACCCTTCCAAGGCTCAAGGCTTTACAATTGTCTCACAACCTCATATCAGGTGAATTCCCCAAGGAACTTTGTGCATTGCCTGCATTAGTATCAGCACAGGCTTATCAACGAGACAACGATTATTTGCTTTTACCGATTTATTACTTAGACAATAATAAGGTAATTGGCCAGTACAACTCCCTGTCCTACTGGTACCCAcgattatattttatgaataatagtctTAGTGGCAAAATCCCCATCGAAATTGGACGTTTGAAGTTGCTTCGTGCACTACATCTTGGTCATAACAACTTCACAGGTAACATTCCAGACCAAATATCAGAACTTACAGACTTGGAAGAGCTAGACCTCTCAGCAAATCAGTTATCTGGTGAAATACCAGCATCACTTGCTCGTCTGCATTTCTTGGCTACGTTTAGTGTAGCTTACAATAATCTCCATGGGCAAATACCCTCGGGCACTCAACTCCAAGGTTTTGATACGTCTGCATATGAGGGGAATCTTGGACTTTGTGGCACCCCACTTCCTCGTTGTGACCATATTACTAATGGCAACAAAGACAAGGACATCCAGAATGAGAAAGATGGACGTACAATTCCATGGTTTCATATTACTGTGATGTTGGGCTTCATTACAGGATTTTGGGCGGTTTGTGGTCCTTTGGCTTTTAATCGTAATTGGAGAGATTCATATTTCCGATACCTGAATAACTTAAAAGACCAATTCTATGTGGCGTTCGCAGTGTCTTTGGCCACATTGCACAGAAGGAG atga